The following DNA comes from Musa acuminata AAA Group cultivar baxijiao chromosome BXJ1-4, Cavendish_Baxijiao_AAA, whole genome shotgun sequence.
GCTAATTGATTATTACACATCCATAACATAATTGATGATTATTACATGAGGTTGCAGGGTATGTCTGGACTGAAAGCTGTGTGTCAACAAGAGAACAGCATGTCTAATCTTCTCTGGAGTTTGATTTCTTGTCTGAGTTTTGCTTTGCAATCACATGAAACTATGGACTTTGAGTCTTGTTTGTTTAATAAGTTGGTAGGTTATCTCCATgataatattatatttgaaaCAAAGAGAATAAGCATGTCAATTGATTTAGATAGTGATAAATCTACGTGATGAGACAAAGTACTTCATCAAGGGACTGAGCAATGGTAGCCAAGAATATTTTCTGATGCTACTTGCAGAATGATTACATTAAGAAAAACTTCCTGAGTATAAGATAAGTTGCTCCAGAGATTATAGCAATCATCGATGTTGCAGAATCTAATTAATTAAGCTGGGCAAATCATGAAACTAAGAGACTGTTAGATGATAATGTAGAACCAAGATATAGTGACAGGGTGAGCAAACACCTGCTTGAAACCTGAAACTGATGATGCATGGTAGCATCATGTTAAGAGGGTGATGAGGTTAATGATATCATTTGGATGGTGGCAGCAACCCATTTGGTGCAAGTAGAAGCAATCATGGCCACCATTGGGCCTTGGAATAGTTCAGTCTTACCGAGCATCACATTGCTCCTCTGGCCACCACCTCTTTCTTCAAGCTTATAAGGATAACCATTGCAAGTAGTCCCcttaagctctctctctctctctctctctctctctctcctcagggAAATGAAAGGAGTGAACTTCTCCTGTGTATCACCGGCATCAGCAGCGATATGCACGAGCATAGATCGGCGGTCGATGGTCCGAGGGAGCACCGGAAGAGCGGCCGACCGGCACACGGCTCATCCGAGAGATCCAAGGAGAGCAAACTCTGCTCTCGGCTCCATGTCTGGTGCAACCAGAGAGAGGCGATCTCGCAACCAAAGGAGCAGGAAGATCTTGGATAAACCATCTGATCTTGTGACTCCGCCGGGCTCCTCGCGATACTTGTTGAACGATGATGACTTCTTCGATGTTTTCCCGAGCGTGGTGACTGCTGCTCCTCTTCTCTCAGTGGATCAACCTGTTGTCCTGAAGCCACCGTCTTCTACTACGTCACAAGAACAGGTTTGACATCAGAACGATTGCTATCTGCCAATATTCTTCCGACTCCACTGATCAAACGTAAAATATCGTCCAAGGTTGTGCATCTGAGGGTATCTTTGCACTGCAAAGCTTGTGAAATGAAGGTCAGGAAGCACATCTCGAAGATGGAAGGTGAGAACAGCTACTACAAATCCTCGAGCATCCATCCTTTGCAGTTTCCCGGACTAACTGATCATCATAACCAGGCGTGACCTCATTCAACATAGACTTGCCAACGAAGAAGGTGACGGTGATCGGAGACGTGACGCCGCTGGGAGTCCTAGACAGCGTCTCCAAGGTTAAGAATGCTCAGTTATGGCCTTCCCTTTGATCGAAAGTCTTCATCTATGTGGAACAACGTATGTGTTGTGAGATCCGAAAACTAGTGGGAAAACTTATGGTTCTTCTCATCAAATCATTCTGTTCTTTTCCCTGAAAACTTCGCTGCTCAGGCTAAATTGGGCTGACGATCACAGTGGAGAACAGTGCCAAGAAAGAAGCGAGCAACAGGAATTAATCCAAGCACCAAACTTTCGAGCTTAGCCAGCTTTCTCTTCCTTGTGATCCATGAACATAAACCAACCCACAGTTGAACCAGTCCGATTCCGAGACATCTCCAGGAAGAATGCATGGCAGAGGTGTGCCCACTTGGTGTGCCTTCTGATATCAGAGCTAACCTTTGATTAATTGAGACAAGGATGTCATGCATCCAAGTCTCTACTATTTAATACCTGTTCTTGTCATGGTAGGACAAGCCAATAAATACGCTGATAACAATTATTCCCTCGAGAATTCTGCCGACAATTCTGTGAGCATAAACAATTTGGATCTTCTTATCCTATGATTCTAACGAGCATAAACACTAAGGGAAGATTAAGCATGGTGAGATTATTAGGAGTAATCATGTGAGTAGTGTCCAATGACTAGCCTTAATTTGTGGTTGCTGAATACTTAGCCTCTCCTCTGTTTGATGGATTTTTCTGGTCTTCTTGCTAATTAATTACCTGGCCATGATTACTAGACTTACACGAGATAAGAGTGCTGgagaacataatatatatataacctttctttgatcatacttctcccactAAACTCTAGTATGTTGATGTTGGAAATTAGAAAAGCTAATGCTTCACCAGGCATGCATATGTTCACA
Coding sequences within:
- the LOC135671828 gene encoding protein SODIUM POTASSIUM ROOT DEFECTIVE 2-like yields the protein MKGVNFSCVSPASAAICTSIDRRSMVRGSTGRAADRHTAHPRDPRRANSALGSMSGATRERRSRNQRSRKILDKPSDLVTPPGSSRYLLNDDDFFDVFPSVVTAAPLLSVDQPVVLKPPSSTTSQEQVVHLRVSLHCKACEMKVRKHISKMEGVTSFNIDLPTKKVTVIGDVTPLGVLDSVSKVKNAQLWPSL